One region of Danio rerio strain Tuebingen ecotype United States chromosome 5, GRCz12tu, whole genome shotgun sequence genomic DNA includes:
- the dqx1 gene encoding ATP-dependent RNA helicase DQX1, which produces MSGVPQGSVSGPSAFSMSSKASALDNLSISSLISGDLEEDGEPLDDDLADLEVNPYDGLPFSSRYYSLLEQRKQLPVWSLKLSLLEHMEKHSMIILSSDGGTGKSTQVPQWCVEYAQSHEFSQGVVCVTQPYSAAACSLALRAADEMDLSLGLEVGYRVPHEDGCTPDTILRFVTDALLLQEMMSDPLLRQYGVLVIDEAQERTVATDVLLGLLRDVCRQRADLRVLVLTAPAAATSFSSFLGETVPHLQLPCAPQTHTEVLYREPAAGRDLLTAAVHTILDLHRRGEPGDMLVFLPGPQEISECASALEKECVSLSAQLSCLRVVCVHAGAGGSSAQLYDTEAPDGGELEPAEDPRRRVVLTDACAEASFSINNVRYVIDCGVQIKTIYNPQIRADAQLQQPISKQQADTRACRVNSTAPGVCFRLYSQLVYDQQMPESRCPAVTEANLSHLVLLLKRLDIADMGQCRFLDRPAPEALMQALEDLDYLAALDDDGNLSEVGIIMSELPLEPPLAKALIASCEFDCVSELLTIAAMLTAPPCFVTPPADKVEAAATHRRTMLHPDGDHMTLINIYNAYLQHNEDEAWCRTNFLSSSALRLAVVIRAELLEVMQRIELPVSPPAFGCQDNSTNIKRALISGFFLKVAHDVDGSGNYLLLTHRHVSQLHPFSSYRCRRPQLSPPSWVLYHDFTVSHDNCICIVSEIHPQMLVELAPQYFLGNLPASEGRDLLMSLRLSLCAEEEHDNTQHTHTHEEAGDPESCSIQ; this is translated from the exons ATGAGCGGTGTTCCTCAGGGCTCGGTCAGCGGCCCGTCCGCATTCAGCATGTCCTCCAAAGCCTCGGCTCTGGATAATCTCTCCATATCGTCCTTGATTTCTGGAGATCTGGAGGAGGACGGAGAGCCGCTGGACGATGATCTGGCCGATCTGGAGGTCAATCCGTACGACGGGCTGCCGTTCTCGTCCCGATACTACAGCCTGCTGGAGCAGAGAAAGCAGCTGCCGGTGTGGAGTCTGAAGCTCAGTCTGCTGGAGCACATGGAGAAGCACAGCATGATCATCCTGAGCTCGGACGGAGGAACAGGGAAGAGCACGCAG gttccGCAGTGGTGTGTGGAGTACGCTCAGTCTCATGAGTTCTCTCAGGGTGTGGTGTGTGTTACCCAGCCGTACTCCGCCGCCGCCTGCAGTCTGGCTCTCCGCGCTGCTGATGAGATGGACCTGAGTCTGGGGTTAGAGGTGGGCTACAGGGTCCCGCATGAGGACGGGTGCACACCGGACACCATACTgcg gtttgtGACGGATGCTCTGCTGCTGCAGGAAATGATGTCAGATCCTCTGCTGCGTCAGTACGGTGTGCTGGTCATCGATGAGGCTCAGGAGCGAACCGTAGCCACAGATGTTCTGCTGGGTTTACTGCGCGACGTGTGCCGACAGCGGGCCGACCTCAGGGTGCTGGTGCTCACTGCGCCCGCCGCTGCTACGAG CTTCTCCAGCTTCCTGGGAGAGACGGTTCCTCATCTTCAGCTGCCCTGCGCCCCTCAGACCCACACAGAGGTGCTGTACCGGGAGCCGGCGGCGGGACGAGACCTGCTGACCGCTGCCGTACACACCATACTGGACCTGCACCGCCGCGGAGAGCCCGGAGACATGCTGGTGTTCCTGCCCGGGCCACAG gagATCAGCGAGTGTGCGTCTGCGCTGGAGAAGGAGTGTGTGTCTCTGAGCGCGCAGCTGTCGTGTCTGCGtgtggtgtgtgtgcatgcgGGCGCGGGGGGCTCGTCTGCGCAGCTGTACGACACTGAGGCTCCTGACGGTGGAGAGCTGGAGCCGGCTGAGGACCCTCGCCGTAGGGTCGTCCTCACTGATGCCTGCGCAGAAGCCTCATTCTCCATCAACAACGTCAGATACGTCATCGACTGCGGCGTCCAGATCAagact ATCTACAACCCACAAATCAGAGCTGATGCTCAGCTCCAGCAGCCAATCAGCAAACAGCAGGCTGACACTCGCGCCTGCAGGGTCAACAGCACAGCACCTG gagtGTGTTTCCGGCTGTACTCTCAGCTGGTGTATGATCAGCAGATGCCGGAGAGCCGCTGTCCCGCAGTGACCGAAGCAAACCTCAGTCATCTGGTGCTGCTGCTGAAGCGGCTGGACATCGCAGACATGGGCCAGTGCCGGTTCCTGGACCGCCCCG ccccGGAGGCGCTGATGCAGGCTCTGGAGGATCTGGATTATCTGGCGGCTCTGGATGATGATGGGAACCTGTCGGAGGTGGGCATCATCATGTCAGAGCTCCCTCTGGAGCCGCCGCTGGCCAAAGCTCTGATCGCCTCCTGCGAGTTCGACTGCGTCAGTGAACTGCTGACCATCGCCGCCATGCTGACcg CTCCGCCGTGCTTCGTGACTCCTCCAGCTGATAAGGTAGAAGCAGCCGCGACACACAGACGGACCATGCTGCACCCGGATGGTGATCACATGACCCTCATCAACATCTACAACGCCTATCTTCAGC ATAATGAAGACGAGGCCTGGTGCAGGACCAACTTCCTGAGCTCCTCTGCGCTGCGATTGGCTGTGGTAATCAGGGCGGAGCTACTGGAGGTGATGCAGCGAATCGAGTTGCCGGTCTCTCCTCCCGCCTTCGGTTGCCAAGACAACAGCACTAATATAAAGAGAGCGCTGATATCAGGCTTCTTCCtcaag gtggCACATGATGTGGACGGCTCAGGGAACTATCTCCTGCTCACACACCGTCACGTGTCTCAGCTGCACCCGTTCTCCTCGTACCGCTGCCGGCGGCCGCAGCTCAGTCCGCCCAGCTGGGTGCTGTACCACGACTTCACCGTCTCCCACGACAACTGCATCTGCATCGTCTCCGAGATACACCcgcagat gttgGTGGAGCTGGCGCCTCAGTATTTCCTGGGGAATCTGCCGGCCAGTGAAGGCCGAGATCTGCTGATGAGCCTCAGACTGAGCCTGTGTGCTGAAGAAGAGCAcgacaacacacaacacacacacacacatgaggaaGCGGGAGATCCAGAGTCCTGCAGCATACAGtga